A window from Citrus sinensis cultivar Valencia sweet orange chromosome 5, DVS_A1.0, whole genome shotgun sequence encodes these proteins:
- the LOC102608108 gene encoding autophagy-related protein 18a-like yields the protein MNQPDPITIHHLALNQDHGCFATGTETGFRVYLSDPYKPIMRRDFDRNPRGGTQLVSMLFRSNIICLVNSGPHQSNKVMIWDDHENRYLGELSFRSEVKNVRLRRDRIVVVLNQKVYVYNFTDLKLVDQIETVVNPTGLCDVSQNAGPMVMACPGLLKGQVRVEDYGTKKSKYITAHASRIASIAMTLDGRFVATASSKGTLIRVFNTMDGSLLQEMRRGAERAEIYSLAFSSNAQWLAASSDKGTVHVFGLKVDSGSPGTSKLHSASEPNLSSKNSSAISSFRFIRGVLPKYFSSEWSMAQFRLPENVQYLVGFGRQNNTIVIVGLDGSYYKCGFDPMKGGEMHQLEHYNFLKPEEPF from the exons ATGAACCAACCCGACCCGATAACCATCCACCACCTCGCGCTCAACCAAGACCACGGCTGCTTCGCCACGGGCACGGAAACGGGCTTCCGGGTCTACTTATCCGACCCGTACAAACCCATCATGCGCCGGGACTTCGACCGGAACCCACGTGGCGGGACCCAACTGGTGTCCATGCTCTTCCGGTCAAACATCATCTGCCTAGTCAACTCCGGGCCCCACCAGAGCAACAAGGTGATGATATGGGACGACCACGAGAACCGCTACCTCGGTGAGCTGTCGTTCCGGTCGGAGGTCAAGAACGTCAGGCTACGGCGCGACCGGATCGTCGTCGTTTTGAACCAGAAGGTCTACGTGTACAACTTCACCGACTTGAAGCTGGTCGATCAGATTGAGACAGTAGTGAATCCCACGGGGCTGTGCGACGTGTCGCAGAACGCGGGGCCCATGGTGATGGCGTGTCCGGGGTTGCTTAAGGGTCAAGTTAGGGTTGAGGATTATGGGACCAAGAAATCAAAGTACATAACGGCCCATGCCTCGAGAATTGCGAGTATCGCTATGACTTTGGATGGTAGATTCGTGGCTACTGCCAGTAGTAAGGGAACTTTGATTCGGGTTTTTAATACCATGGATGGTTCACTATTGCAAGag ATGAGGAGAGGAGCAGAGAGAGCAGAGATATACAGCTTGGCATTCTCTTCAAATGCACAATGGCTAGCTGCTTCAAGTGATAAAGGGACTGTACATGTCTTTGGCCTCAAGGTTGATTCAGGATCACCGGGCACCAGTAAATTGCACTCGGCTTCTGAGCCAAATCTTTCAAGCAAAAACTCATCAGCCATTTCATCTTTTAGATTCATCCGAG GTGTATTGCCTAAGTATTTCAGCTCAGAGTGGTCAATGGCTCAGTTCCGATTGCCAGAAAATGTGCAGTACCTAGTCGGCTTTGGCAGGCAGAACAACACAATTGTGATTGTTGGCTTGGATGGAAG TTACTATAAATGCGGGTTTGATCCAATGAAAGGCGGTGAGATGCATCAACTTGAACATTACAATTTCCTCAAACCTGAAGAACCCTTTTAG
- the LOC112497714 gene encoding protein SRC2 homolog, whose amino-acid sequence MGSRALDITVVSASDLKTAGMFSKMNVYAVVTIFGESQTTSVARDCGVRPTWNHQMRFNIDEAAAMQNNLTIVYSIRSTGGCFGNSDLGEVFVPVKEMLLRSNGDDDKPMSYNITTPGGRAKGVLNVSYKFGPSSSANNNNNNNNNNNANQSNDNPGMAYAPQPPPPMPQGYANPTAYPAPQKDVYPPPPDAHKAALAYPAPGYPPQPQAYPLPGGYPPPGYAAGAPAPPHPGGYAPVQGPGGMNYQPSPPGSAMGPAGYAYAAPPAAPQQHSKNSNNSIKKKGMAAGLGLGMGAGLLGGLAGGLTLAAAGGGGDGVNFGDYGGGDEYGGGDYGGYSY is encoded by the coding sequence ATGGGGTCGAGGGCGCTGGACATAACAGTCGTTTCAGCTAGCGATCTCAAGACCGCCGGCATGTTCTCGAAAATGAACGTATACGCCGTGGTTACAATTTTCGGAGAATCTCAAACAACTTCGGTTGCCAGGGACTGCGGAGTCAGACCCACGTGGAATCATCAGATGAGGTTCAACATCGACGAAGCTGCCGCCATGCAGAACAACCTCACCATTGTTTACAGCATTAGATCCACGGGAGGGTGCTTTGGCAATTCCGATCTCGGCGAAGTATTCGTCCCCGTCAAGGAAATGCTGCTCAGGAGTAACGGAGATGACGACAAACCTATGAGCTACAACATAACCACTCCCGGTGGGAGAGCCAAGGGTGTCCTAAACGTTTCTTACAAATTCGGCCCCTCATCCTCCgcgaataataataataataataataataataataatgctaatCAAAGTAATGATAATCCTGGAATGGCATATGCACCACAACCGCCACCCCCGATGCCACAGGGTTACGCTAATCCAACAGCATACCCGGCTCCGCAAAAAGATGTGTATCCGCCACCGCCGGATGCTCATAAGGCGGCATTAGCATATCCGGCCCCGGGGTATCCACCGCAACCACAGGCATACCCTCTCCCCGGAGGGTATCCTCCTCCAGGATATGCTGCCGGAGCGCCAGCGCCACCACATCCTGGAGGATATGCGCCTGTACAAGGACCGGGAGGGATGAATTATCAGCCGTCGCCTCCAGGATCGGCAATGGGCCCAGCGGGATACGCGTACGCAGCCCCACCAGCCGCACCACAACAGCATAGTAAGAATAGTAATAACAGCATCAAGAAGAAAGGGATGGCGGCAGGATTAGGGCTTGGAATGGGGGCTGGATTATTGGGAGGGTTAGCTGGTGGGCTGACCCTTGCAGCAGCAGGCGGCGGCGGCGATGGTGTGAACTTTGGAGATTATGGCGGCGGTGACGAATACGGAGGTGGAGACTACGGCGGCTACAGCTACTGA
- the LOC102607628 gene encoding PWWP domain-containing protein 1-like isoform X2, with protein sequence MISVMNSDCEFNKKSDTMIEEAEAKPRVSGEAENFSNSGVANEARVSSMVFDSVAPEGERSEEFQVRDRVSPESNSDNINNDTSSMDNKTESGVFELRASANQMDSQDGDRFEGRNDEFDDKNDTVEAKNDRTVGDAPRAEGHIEVYKSLLSEFDDYVANEKMNAGTSRALSYGFEVGDMVWGKVKSHPWWPGHIFNEGFASSSVRRTRRDGHVLVAFFGDSSYGWFDPAELIPFDAHFMEKSQQLNSRTFVKAVEEAVDEASRRRGLGLACKCRNPYNFRPTNVQGYFTVDVPDYELGGLYSVSQIKKARDSFQPTEILSFVRQLASSPQFCDQTSIDFIKNKATVSSFRKAVFEEFDETYAQAFGVQPTRPSHDRANALAQSAKQPPKAPLSGPLVIAETLGGAKSSKKSVKVKDQSKKDRYLFKRRDEPGDSRTSPISQVQAGSLSPSAVMEGSSAIAAGDFVLQKRAPVPQTSVKFEQTEFISKESASSRGDPSGKEAVTTDQASAYSSTPAIQGASLDGQSFLDTHEIKMRMAPDVALDSCVTDVSQGKAEMMVDIKNEECAKMSRAFEGFPQSEPSFSMGEEGDIGLDQVQGSRMGARPLPVGVKRSAKMNPDGKLKKPKSLKRPLGDLSSEKPMAGEQKKKKKKKELGTPPNSDHQKRSASNSTKKSAQAGLGPSEDQQLNNQKKDGGASTSALGSVEILPGVTTVNIEVGLPQLLRDLHALALDPFHGAERNCPSTIRQCFLRFRSLVYMKSLVLSPLSDTESVEGRAAKSSSSIGTSGENVRDLPASKPIKQLARPEDPTKAGRKRLPSDRQEEIAAKRLKKINQMKSLTSEKKSSQRALDGQRVEGKEHAAVPLARPVKPGFAKKLEPPSRAVQPTMLVMKFPPETSLPSAAELKARFGRFGSLDQSAIRVFWKSFTCRVVFKHKADAQAAYKYANGNNTLFGNVKVRYILREVEAPAPEVPDFDKVRGDESSYETPRIKDPVADRPTPAPGLLPQPNIQLKSCLKKPASDEGGQVAMGNGTKGTARVKFMLGGEESNRGEQMMVGNRNNFNNNNASFADGGAASSSSVAMDFNTPPRNSHNLNTPTISPPPPPLPSAPSIDISQQMLSLLTRCNDVVTNVTGLLGYVPYHPL encoded by the exons ATGATATCAGTTATGAATAGCGATTgtgaattcaataaaaaatccGATACTATGATTGAAGAAGCTGAAGCGAAGCCTAGGGTTTCAGGTGAGGCCGAGAATTTTAGTAATTCGGGAGTGGCAAATGAAGCTAGGGTTTCTTCAATGGTGTTTGATTCGGTAGCTCCCGAGGGTGAAAGATCTGAGGAGTTTCAAGTTAGGGATCGGGTTTCTCCGGAGAGTAATagtgataatattaataacgATACTAGTAGTATGGATAACAAAACGGAGTCTGGGGTTTTTGAACTGAGAGCGAGTGCTAATCAGATGGATTCACAGGATGGTGACCGTTTTGAGGGTCGAAATGATGAATTTGATGATAAAAATGATACCGTTGAAGCTAAAAATGACCGAACTGTGGGTGATGCTCCAAGGGCTGAAGGGCACATAGAGGTGTATAAGTCTTTGTTGTCTGAGTTTGATGATTATGTAGCCAATGAGAAGATGAATGCTGGAACGTCCAGGGCGTTGAGTTATGGGTTTGAAGTGGGTGATATGGTGTGGGGGAAGGTGAAATCACACCCGTGGTGGCCGGGCCATATCTTTAATGAAGGTTTTGCATCATCCTCTGTGCGTCGCACGAGGAGGGATGGTCATGTGTTGGTTGCTTTTTTTGGGGATAGTAGTTATGGGTGGTTTGACCCAGCTGAGCTTATCCCCTTTGATGCTCATTTTATGGAGAAATCACAGCAATTGAATTCGAGGACTTTTGTTAAGGCTGTTGAGGAAGCAGTGGATGAGGCTAGTAGAAGGCGTGGACTTGGGTTGGCATGTAAATGTAGGAACCCCTATAATTTTCGTCCAACAAATGTCCAAGGGTACTTCACAGTTGATGTGCCAGACTATGAGCTTGGAGGGCTTTATTCAGTAAGCCAGATTAAGAAGGCAAGAGATTCGTTTCAGCCGACTGAGATTCTTTCCTTCGTAAGGCAGTTGGCATCTTCCCCACAATTTTGTGATCAGACgagcattgattttattaagaataagGCTACTGTTTCTTCTTTCCGTAAGGCAGTATTTGAGGAGTTTGACGAGACTTATGCTCAGGCATTTGGCGTGCAGCCAACACGTCCTTCACATGATCGCGCAAATGCATTGGCTCAATCTGCTAAACAGCCACCTAAAG CTCCTTTGAGTGGCCCACTGGTGATTGCGGAAACTCTGGGTGGTGCAAAGAGTTCCAAAAAATCTGTGAAAGTCAAAGACCAGTCAAAGAAAGACAGATATCTTTTCAAGCGAAGGGATGAACCAGGTGATTCAAGAACCTCTCCAATTAGCCAAGTGCAAGCAGGTTCTTTGTCTCCATCAGCTGTCATGGAGGGATCATCTGCAATTGCTGCTGGGGATTTTGTTTTGCAGAAGAGGGCACCAGTGCCTCAAACATCAGTAAAATTTGAGCAAACTGAGTTTATAAGCAAGGAGAGTGCCAGTTCAAGGGGAGATCCATCTGGGAAAGAAGCTGTGACCACAGATCAGGCTTCTGCTTACAGCAGTACTCCTGCCATCCAAGGTGCTTCTTTAGATGGACAGTCATTTCTAGATACGCATGAAATAAAGATGAGGATGGCACCAGATGTAGCTTTGGACTCCTGTGTGACTGATGTGTCTCAAGGGAAAGCTGAGATGATGGTTGACATTAAAAATGAGGAGTGTGCCAAAATGTCTAGAGCATTCGAAGGTTTTCCCCAATCTGAACCAAGTTTTTCTATGGGAGAAGAAGGAGACATTGGGTTAGATCAAGTTCAGGGTAGTCGCATGGGTGCTCGTCCTTTGCCAGTTGGTGTGAAGCGTTCTGCTAAAATGAATCCTGATGGGAaattgaagaagccaaaaagTCTTAAACGACCTTTGGGAGACTTGAGCTCTGAGAAACCAATGGCAGGGGagcaaaaaaagaagaaaaagaaaaaagaacttGGTACACCACCAAATTCTGATCATCAAAAGCGTTCAGCATCTAATTCGACGAAAAAATCTGCTCAGGCTGGTTTGGGTCCTAGTGAGGATCAGCAGTTGAATAATCAGAAGAAAGATGGTGGTGCTAGTACTTCTGCATTAGGTTCAGTCGAGATATTGCCAGGAGTGACCACTGTAAATATTGAAGTTGGGCTTCCACAACTGTTGAGAGATTTGCATGCTCTTGCTCTTGATCCCTTTCATGGTGCGGAAAGGAATTGCCCTTCAACCATACGGCAGTGCTTTCTGCGGTTTCGATCCCTTGTTTACATGAAAAGCTTGGTTCTGTCACCACTATCTGACACCGAGTCTGTTGAAGGCCGTGCAGCTAAATCTTCCTCCAGTATTGGTACTTCTGGTGAGAATGTCAGAGATTTGCCAGCATCAAAACCAATAAAGCAACTAGCCAGGCCAGAAGATCCAACAAAGGCTGGGAGAAAACGTCTTCCATCTGATCGACAAGAAGAAATTGCAGCAAAGCGGTTAAAAAAGATCAACCAAATGAAATCTTTGACATCAGAGAAGAAATCCAGTCAGAGGGCATTGGATGGTCAGCGAGTTGAGGGAAAAGAACATGCTGCTGTTCCACTAGCAAGACCAGTCAAGCCTGGTTTTGCAAAGAAATTGGAGCCTCCATCTAGGGCAGTTCAGCCCACCATGCTGGTGATGAAGTTTCCTCCTGAGACGTCGCTTCCATCTGCTGCAGAGCTCAAGGCAAGATTTGGTCGTTTTGGGTCATTAGATCAGTCTGCCATCCGGGTATTTTGGAAATCTTTCACATGTCGTGTTGTGTTCAAGCACAAAGCTGATGCACAGGCAGCATACAAGTATGCCAACGGAAACAATACCCTGTTTGGCAACGTGAAAGTGAGATACATTCTTCGGGAGGTAGAGGCTCCTGCACCTGAAGTACCTGACTTTGACAAGGTTCGAGGAGATGAATCTTCATATGAGACCCCAAGGATCAAGGATCCTGTGGCTGATCGACCGACACCAGCACCTGGCCTTCTTCCTCAGCCAAATATCCAGCTGAAGTCCTGTTTGAAGAAACCAGCAAGCGATGAGGGTGGGCAAGTAGCCATGGGTAATGGCACCAAGGGGACGGCTCGTGTAAAATTCATGTTGGGTGGGGAAGAGAGTAATAGGGGAGAGCAAATGATGGTTGGTAATAGAAACAacttcaacaacaacaatgctAGTTTTGCTGATGGTGGTGCAGCATCATCTTCTTCTGTTGCAATGGATTTTAATA CGCCACCCAGAAATTCTCACAATCTTAATACTCCTACCATttcaccaccaccaccgccACTGCCAAGTGCACCGAGCATCGACATTTCTCAGCAGATGCTAAGCCTTTTGACAAGATGCAATGATGTTGTAACCAACGTTACGGGTTTGTTAGGCTATGTGCCTTACCATCCTCTTTAA
- the LOC102607628 gene encoding PWWP domain-containing protein 1-like isoform X1 has product MISVMNSDCEFNKKSDTMIEEAEAKPRVSGEAENFSNSGVANEARVSSMVFDSVAPEGERSEEFQVRDRVSPESNSDNINNDTSSMDNKTESGVFELRASANQMDSQDGDRFEGRNDEFDDKNDTVEAKNDRTVGDAPRAEGHIEVYKSLLSEFDDYVANEKMNAGTSRALSYGFEVGDMVWGKVKSHPWWPGHIFNEGFASSSVRRTRRDGHVLVAFFGDSSYGWFDPAELIPFDAHFMEKSQQLNSRTFVKAVEEAVDEASRRRGLGLACKCRNPYNFRPTNVQGYFTVDVPDYELGGLYSVSQIKKARDSFQPTEILSFVRQLASSPQFCDQTSIDFIKNKATVSSFRKAVFEEFDETYAQAFGVQPTRPSHDRANALAQSAKQPPKAPLSGPLVIAETLGGAKSSKKSVKVKDQSKKDRYLFKRRDEPGDSRTSPISQVQAGSLSPSAVMEGSSAIAAGDFVLQKRAPVPQTSVKFEQTEFISKESASSRGDPSGKEAVTTDQASAYSSTPAIQGASLDGQSFLDTHEIKMRMAPDVALDSCVTDVSQGKAEMMVDIKNEECAKMSRAFEGFPQSEPSFSMGEEGDIGLDQVQGSRMGARPLPVGVKRSAKMNPDGKLKKPKSLKRPLGDLSSEKPMAGEQKKKKKKKELGTPPNSDHQKRSASNSTKKSAQAGLGPSEDQQLNNQKKDGGASTSALGSVEILPGVTTVNIEVGLPQLLRDLHALALDPFHGAERNCPSTIRQCFLRFRSLVYMKSLVLSPLSDTESVEGRAAKSSSSIGTSGENVRDLPASKPIKQLARPEDPTKAGRKRLPSDRQEEIAAKRLKKINQMKSLTSEKKSSQRALDGQRVEGKEHAAVPLARPVKPGFAKKLEPPSRAVQPTMLVMKFPPETSLPSAAELKARFGRFGSLDQSAIRVFWKSFTCRVVFKHKADAQAAYKYANGNNTLFGNVKVRYILREVEAPAPEVPDFDKVRGDESSYETPRIKDPVADRPTPAPGLLPQPNIQLKSCLKKPASDEGGQVAMGNGTKGTARVKFMLGGEESNRGEQMMVGNRNNFNNNNASFADGGAASSSSVAMDFNSKNFQKVVPPFSSSHGIPPHSQYAKPLYNNTHLTDVAPPRNSHNLNTPTISPPPPPLPSAPSIDISQQMLSLLTRCNDVVTNVTGLLGYVPYHPL; this is encoded by the exons ATGATATCAGTTATGAATAGCGATTgtgaattcaataaaaaatccGATACTATGATTGAAGAAGCTGAAGCGAAGCCTAGGGTTTCAGGTGAGGCCGAGAATTTTAGTAATTCGGGAGTGGCAAATGAAGCTAGGGTTTCTTCAATGGTGTTTGATTCGGTAGCTCCCGAGGGTGAAAGATCTGAGGAGTTTCAAGTTAGGGATCGGGTTTCTCCGGAGAGTAATagtgataatattaataacgATACTAGTAGTATGGATAACAAAACGGAGTCTGGGGTTTTTGAACTGAGAGCGAGTGCTAATCAGATGGATTCACAGGATGGTGACCGTTTTGAGGGTCGAAATGATGAATTTGATGATAAAAATGATACCGTTGAAGCTAAAAATGACCGAACTGTGGGTGATGCTCCAAGGGCTGAAGGGCACATAGAGGTGTATAAGTCTTTGTTGTCTGAGTTTGATGATTATGTAGCCAATGAGAAGATGAATGCTGGAACGTCCAGGGCGTTGAGTTATGGGTTTGAAGTGGGTGATATGGTGTGGGGGAAGGTGAAATCACACCCGTGGTGGCCGGGCCATATCTTTAATGAAGGTTTTGCATCATCCTCTGTGCGTCGCACGAGGAGGGATGGTCATGTGTTGGTTGCTTTTTTTGGGGATAGTAGTTATGGGTGGTTTGACCCAGCTGAGCTTATCCCCTTTGATGCTCATTTTATGGAGAAATCACAGCAATTGAATTCGAGGACTTTTGTTAAGGCTGTTGAGGAAGCAGTGGATGAGGCTAGTAGAAGGCGTGGACTTGGGTTGGCATGTAAATGTAGGAACCCCTATAATTTTCGTCCAACAAATGTCCAAGGGTACTTCACAGTTGATGTGCCAGACTATGAGCTTGGAGGGCTTTATTCAGTAAGCCAGATTAAGAAGGCAAGAGATTCGTTTCAGCCGACTGAGATTCTTTCCTTCGTAAGGCAGTTGGCATCTTCCCCACAATTTTGTGATCAGACgagcattgattttattaagaataagGCTACTGTTTCTTCTTTCCGTAAGGCAGTATTTGAGGAGTTTGACGAGACTTATGCTCAGGCATTTGGCGTGCAGCCAACACGTCCTTCACATGATCGCGCAAATGCATTGGCTCAATCTGCTAAACAGCCACCTAAAG CTCCTTTGAGTGGCCCACTGGTGATTGCGGAAACTCTGGGTGGTGCAAAGAGTTCCAAAAAATCTGTGAAAGTCAAAGACCAGTCAAAGAAAGACAGATATCTTTTCAAGCGAAGGGATGAACCAGGTGATTCAAGAACCTCTCCAATTAGCCAAGTGCAAGCAGGTTCTTTGTCTCCATCAGCTGTCATGGAGGGATCATCTGCAATTGCTGCTGGGGATTTTGTTTTGCAGAAGAGGGCACCAGTGCCTCAAACATCAGTAAAATTTGAGCAAACTGAGTTTATAAGCAAGGAGAGTGCCAGTTCAAGGGGAGATCCATCTGGGAAAGAAGCTGTGACCACAGATCAGGCTTCTGCTTACAGCAGTACTCCTGCCATCCAAGGTGCTTCTTTAGATGGACAGTCATTTCTAGATACGCATGAAATAAAGATGAGGATGGCACCAGATGTAGCTTTGGACTCCTGTGTGACTGATGTGTCTCAAGGGAAAGCTGAGATGATGGTTGACATTAAAAATGAGGAGTGTGCCAAAATGTCTAGAGCATTCGAAGGTTTTCCCCAATCTGAACCAAGTTTTTCTATGGGAGAAGAAGGAGACATTGGGTTAGATCAAGTTCAGGGTAGTCGCATGGGTGCTCGTCCTTTGCCAGTTGGTGTGAAGCGTTCTGCTAAAATGAATCCTGATGGGAaattgaagaagccaaaaagTCTTAAACGACCTTTGGGAGACTTGAGCTCTGAGAAACCAATGGCAGGGGagcaaaaaaagaagaaaaagaaaaaagaacttGGTACACCACCAAATTCTGATCATCAAAAGCGTTCAGCATCTAATTCGACGAAAAAATCTGCTCAGGCTGGTTTGGGTCCTAGTGAGGATCAGCAGTTGAATAATCAGAAGAAAGATGGTGGTGCTAGTACTTCTGCATTAGGTTCAGTCGAGATATTGCCAGGAGTGACCACTGTAAATATTGAAGTTGGGCTTCCACAACTGTTGAGAGATTTGCATGCTCTTGCTCTTGATCCCTTTCATGGTGCGGAAAGGAATTGCCCTTCAACCATACGGCAGTGCTTTCTGCGGTTTCGATCCCTTGTTTACATGAAAAGCTTGGTTCTGTCACCACTATCTGACACCGAGTCTGTTGAAGGCCGTGCAGCTAAATCTTCCTCCAGTATTGGTACTTCTGGTGAGAATGTCAGAGATTTGCCAGCATCAAAACCAATAAAGCAACTAGCCAGGCCAGAAGATCCAACAAAGGCTGGGAGAAAACGTCTTCCATCTGATCGACAAGAAGAAATTGCAGCAAAGCGGTTAAAAAAGATCAACCAAATGAAATCTTTGACATCAGAGAAGAAATCCAGTCAGAGGGCATTGGATGGTCAGCGAGTTGAGGGAAAAGAACATGCTGCTGTTCCACTAGCAAGACCAGTCAAGCCTGGTTTTGCAAAGAAATTGGAGCCTCCATCTAGGGCAGTTCAGCCCACCATGCTGGTGATGAAGTTTCCTCCTGAGACGTCGCTTCCATCTGCTGCAGAGCTCAAGGCAAGATTTGGTCGTTTTGGGTCATTAGATCAGTCTGCCATCCGGGTATTTTGGAAATCTTTCACATGTCGTGTTGTGTTCAAGCACAAAGCTGATGCACAGGCAGCATACAAGTATGCCAACGGAAACAATACCCTGTTTGGCAACGTGAAAGTGAGATACATTCTTCGGGAGGTAGAGGCTCCTGCACCTGAAGTACCTGACTTTGACAAGGTTCGAGGAGATGAATCTTCATATGAGACCCCAAGGATCAAGGATCCTGTGGCTGATCGACCGACACCAGCACCTGGCCTTCTTCCTCAGCCAAATATCCAGCTGAAGTCCTGTTTGAAGAAACCAGCAAGCGATGAGGGTGGGCAAGTAGCCATGGGTAATGGCACCAAGGGGACGGCTCGTGTAAAATTCATGTTGGGTGGGGAAGAGAGTAATAGGGGAGAGCAAATGATGGTTGGTAATAGAAACAacttcaacaacaacaatgctAGTTTTGCTGATGGTGGTGCAGCATCATCTTCTTCTGTTGCAATGGATTTTAATAGTAAGAACTTTCAAAAAGTTGTTCCTCCATTTTCATCATCGCATGGCATTCCTCCACATTCTCAATATGCAAAACCACTATATAATAATACACATCTTACTGATGTAGCGCCACCCAGAAATTCTCACAATCTTAATACTCCTACCATttcaccaccaccaccgccACTGCCAAGTGCACCGAGCATCGACATTTCTCAGCAGATGCTAAGCCTTTTGACAAGATGCAATGATGTTGTAACCAACGTTACGGGTTTGTTAGGCTATGTGCCTTACCATCCTCTTTAA